The Spinacia oleracea cultivar Varoflay chromosome 2, BTI_SOV_V1, whole genome shotgun sequence DNA segment ggtttactcaaggctaaagggagacccctcaagaaaggtggaaagtccaagggcaatgctgagtcaagaaagaagacaaagttggacaagtccacatcaagctgtctttattgtgatggaattggccattacaagagagaatgtccaaagcttaaggaagatcagaagaacggaacagtcgttccatcttcaggtattttcgttatagactgtatacttgctaattcaacttcttgggtattagatacaggttgtggctcacacatatgttccaattcacagggactaagaagaagaagaaggttaagcaagggtgaagtcgacctacgagtgggaaatggaccacggattgctgcattagttgtaggaacttattatttctcgttgccctctgggctagttttggaactggaagattgtttccatgttccaagtcttactaaaaacatcatttatgtttcttgctaaGATGCTAAGggaatttcctttttaataaaagacaatagttgctcgttttattttaaagagatgttttatggatctgcttgattagtcaatggactttatttattagatcacgacaaacaagtttataacataaataccaaaaaggccaaaaagaacaattcagatctcacctatctgtggcattgtcgattaggccatattaacttgaaacgcatagaaagacttcaaaaggaaggaattctagaaccatttgacttcgaggattatggtaagtgagaatcatgtttacttggcaaaatgacaaagaaacctttctctaaagtaggagaaagagcaaatgaaccattgggtttaatccatacagatgtatgtggaccaatgagtacaaatgctagaggtggtttcagctactttatcactttcactgatgacttcagtagatatggtgatgtctacctaatgaagcataagtctgaatcctttgacaaattcaaggaatttcagagtgaagtagagaatcaattaggaaaatagattaaggcattgcggtctgatagaggcggtaaatatctgagctatgaatttgatgaccatctgaaagaatgtggaattctatcagaatggactactcctggaacacctcaatggaacggtgtgtcggaagagaggaatagaaccttgctagacatggttagatcaatgatgggtcaggccgaacttccaatagaattttggggacatacactaaatacagctgcactcactataaatagagctccgtctaaagctgttgaaaagactccatatgagttatggtttggaaagcatccaaaagtgtattttcttaggatttggggttgtgaagtatacgtcaaacaattaatttcagacaaacttcaaccaaaatctgacaaatgtatccttgtgggctatccaaaggaaacaaagtggtattacttctacaatacatctgagaacaaggtgtttgttgcccGAGATGGTatgtttttggaaagagatcacatttccgaaatgacaagtgggagaaaagtagacctcgaagaaattcgagtcgaacaacaaactctagagaatgctcaagatgacattcaggatgaaactcagagatctttagaagtatctggtgagaatcaaggactatctagaaatgtaaccccacgtagatcgcaaagatatagatctcaaccggaaaggtacttaggtattttgacgaacgagagctatgaagttctattacttgaaagtgatgaacctgcgacttacaaacaagctatgacgagccctagctccaagcaatggcaagaagccatgcaatctgaattagactccatgtctgaaaaccaaatTTGGGATTTgttcgatttgccagatggctaccaagccataggaagcaaatgggttttcaaactgataaaggacaaggatgggaaacttgaagttttcaaagctagattggttgcaaaaggttacaggcaagtccacggtgtggattacgatgaaaccttttcaccagtcgcaatgctaaagtctattcggataatgttagcaatcgctgcatattacgattacgaaatatggcaaatggatgttaaaactgctttcttaaacggcgttttaacagaaactgtgtttatgacacagcttgagggttttgaggatccaaagaatgctaaaaaggtatgcaagctaaaatCTACGGagtgaagcaagcatcaaggagttggaatatacgttttgatgaagcagttagtgactttggtttcatcaagaacgcagacgaatcttgtgtatacaagaaggtcagtgggagaaaaatttcttttctagtaatatatgtcgacgacatattacttatcggaaatgacatttctatgttgaactctgtcaagatttggcttgggaaatatttttcgatgaaggatctaggagaagcacagtacatactgggcatcaatatttacagagatagatctaaaaagatgattggactcagtcaaagcacttatatcaataaggtgcctgaaaggtttaatatggcagactccaagcgaggctacctacccatgtctcatggaatgactctaagcaagactcggtgcccaaaaacactagatgaacgtagacgaatgagtgggattcaatatgcatcattgattggttcaataatgtatgctatgatatgtacacgcccggatgttgcgtacgcactcagtgctacgagcagataccagtcagacccaggagaggcacattggactgctgccaagaatattctaaagtacctgaaaagccACACAGATGATttcctagtctatggtggagatgatgaattaattgttaaaggctataaggacgcaagtttccaaaccgacaaagatgatttcagatcacagtctgggtttgtcttctacctcaacggaggtgttaagctggaaaagtgctaagcaaagcactattgcggattctacaactgaagcggagtacattgctgcacatgaagcagcaaaggaagctatatggctaaggaagttcataggagaacttggtgtagtcccctccattaaaggaccaatagctctgtattgtgataataagggagctattgcacaggcaaaggagcgtAGACAACactagagagtcaagcatgtacttcgtagatttcacattctacgagagtttgttgaaagaaaagaagtcgagataagcaagattggaacgaATGAAaatatctcagatccattaactaaacctctgccgcaggcgaagcataactaacacactgcagctatgggaatcaagcatgttggagaatggctttgatgtccttatttaatgttttaaagttttagagtttaatactttgtaaaacgttattggttaaccattcacattaatgaatagaattcatttttccatttaatttgtggtttattaaatgatgagtcccttcaatttgacgatatattcaagatagactgtcaggaccagtcctgtgactaagaaatgtctatcaagtgaacttgaatgtcaaaagttgaaaatggtccctggttggagttttcGATGAAGAtggatgcatagaaaacgttagacgactagaacgcaagatgactagtagttctgtttcttgaactatgtggacatggcaatgtcacaatcatttgtataaatatttactttgtgaagactagtatcagacagacctatgaaactttactgtaagagatgaaaatctgtcataagtaaatttcatttaaattattaaacactaatcctcaatacctgagtgatttgagattacttgtttgagaacttcttactttgacgttgtcaaccgtcgcaccgtaaaaggaggctataaaggcaacgctcgggtaatcatctatcaaacgaagtctaatctcaagatcgcaagattgggattgtcctcccataaatggggacgagatgctgaaagttgtacaaggccactgggagagctagaaactttaaaatgcatggccgtgctcagatgaatcataggctataattatgtgtttatttgatcagttgaactctgaaaccgagaaacacctctggacataataaggatgacaactcttaccttatgttcaagagaaagcatcgagtgacaaagaaattaggaaatgcacacttgtccctaaggacaagtgggagactgaaggaaataatgcccttggtccaaatacgcatttaatggtaagtgtAATAAATGGGTccagtgttaattatacaagttaataattcaatgagatcaagtgaactgtatgcctagctagaggctgcttcagttcaagtggattaatgatattaatccacagcttactcttgactgaacccgtaggttcacacaaatagtacgtaaatggatcaagtatttaatggaattaaatactccatctatggatattcagaatcgttggatcttggtttcagtaggagctgagattgtcaaaggcaaattatgaatactccggacacgatgatattgccggaaacgaaaatatggatcgtatcggaaatataaatattatccaagtcatagatgttgccggaaacggaaacatggtacgtatcggaaaatattatcgggaatggaaatattgccggaatctgaaatattgccggaaacgg contains these protein-coding regions:
- the LOC130467767 gene encoding uncharacterized protein — translated: MPISERMAVSILLNSLHSGFGRFKQLYLSEPREETVAEFVHLVRKAEIVLDCEAKGLLKAKGRPLKKGGKSKGNAESRKKTKLDKSTSSCLYCDGIGHYKRECPKLKEDQKNGTVVPSSGTKKKKKVKQG